One Trichomycterus rosablanca isolate fTriRos1 chromosome 10, fTriRos1.hap1, whole genome shotgun sequence DNA window includes the following coding sequences:
- the gna13a gene encoding guanine nucleotide-binding protein subunit alpha-13a has protein sequence MADFLPSRTAVVCIPSCLLSNNEIEQQRKSKEIDRCISREKTYVKRLVKILLLGAGESGKSTFLKQMRIIHGQDFDQRAREEFRATIYTNVIKGIRVLVDAREKLHIPWGDPSNQNHGETLMAIDTRSAMMAQGNVETKVFLHYMPSIRSLWADSGVQSAYDRRREFQLGESVKYFLDSLDKIGEPDYLPSQQDILLARKPTKGIHEYDFEIKNVPFKMVDVGGQRSERRRWFECFDCVTSVLFLASSSEFDQVLMEDRQTNRLMESLNIFDTIVNNRVFSKASIILFLNKTDLLEEKVKTVSIKDYFPDFSGDPHDLIEVKKFLVECFRSKRREQQAKPFYHHFTTAINTENIRLVFRDVKDTILHENLKQLMLQ, from the exons ATGGCTGATTTCCTGCCCTCCCGGACGGCGGTAGTTTGTATCCCCAGTtgtctcctctcaaacaacgaAATCGAGCAGCAGAGGAAATCGAAAGAGATCGACAGATGCATTTCTCGGGAGAAAACGTACGTGAAGCGCCTGGTGAAGATATTACTTCTCGGAGCAGGCGAAAGCGGCAAGTCAACTTTCCTCAAGCAAATGCGCATAATTCACGGACAGGACTTCGATCAGCGGGCCAGAGAGGAGTTCCGGGCTACCATCTACACCAATGTTATCAAAG gaatcCGAGTGCTGGTTGATGCCAGAGAGAAACTGCATATTCCGTGGGGAGACCCCTCAAACCAGAACCATGGAGAGACCCTGATGGCCATTGACACCCGCTCTGCCATGATGGCCCAAGGAAACGTAGAGACCAAAGTCTTCCTGCATTATATGCCATCCATTCGCTCGCTGTGGGCAGACAGCGGTGTCCAAAGTGCCTATGACCGAAGACGAGAGTTTCAGCTG gGTGAATCAGTGAAATATTTCCTGGACAGTTTGGATAAAATCGGGGAGCCG GATTACTTACCAAGCCAACAGGACATACTTCTTGCCCGGAAGCCAACCAAGGGCATCCACGAGTATGACTTTGAGATCAAGAATGTTCCGTTTAAAATGGTGGATGTGGGAGGGCAGCGGTCAGAGCGCCGACGATGGTTCGAGTGCTTTGACTGTGTTACGTCTGTTCTCTTCCTGGCATCATCTAGCGAGTTTGATCAGGTTCTCATGGAGGACCGTCAGACCAATAGGCTTATGGAGTCGCTTAACATATTCGACACCATTGTCAACAACCGAGTGTTTTCTAAGGCCTCCATCATTCTCTTTCTCAATAAGACAGACCTGTTGGAAGAGAAGGTTAAGACTGTGTCTATCAAGGACTATTTCCCCGACTTCAGCGGCGACCCCCATGATCTGATTGAGGTTAAGAAATTCTTGGTGGAATGCTTTCGCAGCAAGCGGCGTGAGCAGCAGGCCAAACCCTTCTACCATCACTTTACCACGGCCATTAACACGGAGAACATCCGCCTTGTCTTCCGGGATGTCAAAGACACAATCTTGCACGAAAATCTCAAGCAGCTCATGTTACAATGA